A single window of Gossypium arboreum isolate Shixiya-1 chromosome 13, ASM2569848v2, whole genome shotgun sequence DNA harbors:
- the LOC108462661 gene encoding uncharacterized protein LOC108462661 yields MEVDLSKITLRPFKLEDADDFLLFAGDDQVTNYLRWQTLSSKQEALDHIKDVCIPHPWRRSICIDNCSIGFISIFPFSGEEDRFKANIGFGVAAKYWGHGIATKAVKMAVPQFFVDFPDVVRLEAFIDAQNLGSQRVVEKTGFQKEGMLRKYAYMKGKLRDMFIYTFLSTDLPANP; encoded by the coding sequence ATGGAAGTTGACTTGTCAAAAATAACTCTTCGACCATTCAAGCTAGAAGACGCCGATGATTTCCTCTTGTTTGCAGGCGACGATCAAGTCACCAATTACCTTCGATGGCAAACACTGAGCTCAAAGCAAGAAGCTCTGGATCACATCAAGGATGTATGTATTCCCCATCCATGGCGTCGATCCATATGCATCGACAACTGTTCGATCGGCTTCATTTCGATCTTTCCGTTCTCCGGGGAAGAAGACAGGTTCAAGGCTAATATTGGATTCGGTGTTGCAGCCAAGTATTGGGGACATGGGATTGCAACGAAAGCAGTGAAAATGGCAGTGCCTCAGTTCTTTGTTGACTTCCCAGATGTGGTAAGGCTTGAAGCATTTATTGATGCACAAAATTTGGGTTCCCAAAGGGTTGTTGAAAAGACTGGGTTTCAAAAGGAAGGAATGTTAAGGAAATATGCATATATGAAGGGCAAATTAAGAGATATGTTTATATATACTTTCTTATCAACTGATCTTCCTGCTAACCCATAA